The sequence ACATATTGTCTAAATGCGTGGGGCAGAAATTTATTTACAGGCGATGAGGGTTATTCAGAAGGTGGAGAAATTATCTGGAAATTGTATGATGCTTCGGATGGCACTATTTTCGATGTTGCCGTTGAATATTCATACGGACCGAACGTTTTTCAAAATGACGGAGTTAGCATAATAAATAGTTTCAGTATTGACGTAACAACTCAAACATTAATAATCCCTGAAGGCTGGAGTGCAATATCATCATATGTGATTCCAAATAGTTTGTCTCTTGATAATATTTTTAACAAACATCTTAATCAAATTGTTGCAATTACTAATGACAACGGCATTTATTTACCCAATAATCCAAACAGCACAATAAGTGATTGGGATAGTGAAACCGGTTGGTTAATAAAAACAAATGAAGATATTATTGTGCCATTTAATGGAGGTTCAAACAGCAATTTAAGTGTAACTTTTCCTATCGGCTGGACATTATTTCCGGTAAAAACAGACGTTCCGGTGCAAATAACCGAATTATTTGCAGACATTCTTAATGACATTGATATTATTAAGGGTTATGGTTATAATGACATTTATATTCCAGGAATTTCTCCGAGTTTTGAATTAATTCCAGGAAAAGCATATAAAGCCCGATTAAACAAAGAATCTAATATAATTTTTAATCTCGGAGGTAAGGCCGGTTCCCCGATTATCTACAATCAAGATGAAAATTCGGAAAAAAACATTTACGGGAGTATAAGTCTAACATCATCTGACCATGTGTTTGTTTTTAACGATAATCAGGCATTGATTATCGGGGATAGAATATATGCATACACAAATAACGGACTTTGCGTAGGTGTTGGTGAGGTAAATGAGAATAAAACAGCTATATTTAAAGTATATGGCGACGATTTTATAACTAATTTTATTGACGGTTTATATGAAAATGAGAAAATAAATTTTAAAATAACCCGTGATGACAAAACATATATTATTAATGTTCAGTTCGCTTCTAATACTATTAATTATGATTATTTCGTACATGATGGCATAAGCTATGTTTCAAAAGTAAAAATTAATTTTGACGGATTAGAAGAATATAAAAAAGTTATAAATATTTATCCAAATCCTGCAAAGGATGTAATATACATTGAATTGGAAGAATTACAAGCACAAGATAACTTAATTGATACAATTAACATTTACGATTTCACTGGAAGGTTAATAAAAACGGAAAGCATATCTTTCAAAGAGAAAAATAAAATATTTGTAGGAGATTTAACAAACGGTATTTATATTATTAATTGTGGAAATTATAATGTCAGTTTTGTAAAAGAATAAATATCATAATAGAACACGCATTATTTTAATTTATATTCTTCTCTAAATTATTCAAGTCAGTCTGTCGGGCATACTAATGTCCGACATTCTTTATTTTAATAATGGGAGAAAATAATCTTGCCACATTATTGTTGCTTGCAAAATAAGCATGTCTTCACCATTCTTTGTGAAGCATTTCTTATCAATCCCTTTTTGAATAAATAAAGTAACGTTAGTATTGTACACCAAATCATACATTAAAGAATTTTCCTTAATTAATTCAAAAGGAAATAAATCAGATAAATCGCATGTATTTCCAATAGTACCGCAAGGGGTAGTATTTATAATAATATTATATTCATTAAAATCCAGATATATTAAATCATCATAAGAAATAATCTTATTTTCAAATAACATATACTTAAAATTGTCGGAATTACGAGAAGTTACGAGATAATCAATATTAGAATGTTTCAAGGCATAAGCAACAGCTTTAGCAGCGCCTCCGGAACCAAGAATCAAAGCTTTTTTATGGAAATCTTTTTTTATTCTATCAAATGTAATTTTAAAAGCAATCCAATCCGTATTATATCCTGTCAGTTTTTTATTCTCATCAATCACAACACAGTTAACAGCCGCTATTTCAGCGGCAATTGGAGAAAGATTATCTAAATATTGGATAATTTCAGTTTTGTATGGAATTGTAACATTGAAACCTACCAAGTCGTCGTATCCGGAAATAATACTTTGAATTTCCATAATATCCTGAACATCAAAAATATGATAATTGATATTAACATTACTTTTTTTTGACAAATAATTAAATATTTCTGGTGATAGTGAATATGAAATATTTTGACCTAAAAGTCCTAATGTTGCCATCTCAAGAATTCATATTAGCAATAAGATCAGATATAACCGGATCGTTTACAAAGTTTTCAAAATGATCGTATAGGAAATCAAATAAAGCGGCATCACTATTTTCGACATTAATAAATAAAGCATATGATTCTTGTTTATTACCTGTATAATAATAACATGCACACAACAAATACTCCGCTTGCATTTTATCTTCGCCAGACATATCGGGTAGATTTTCTTCCAATATACCAATTACATCATTGATTCTGTTTTCTTGTAAATAAAAAACAGCTATTTCCAAATGACATTCAAAAAGTGTAGGATCCAACTTAACTGCTGTTTTGAAAGATTCTTCTGCAAGCTGAGTGTTATCAAGATTAAGACTGATATATGCTTTCAAAGAATAGAATTCACTTATTTTGTCATCACAATCAATAGCTTTTTGAACAAAGTCGGCGGCTAAATTATAATTAGAATATTTAAAATATGTTTTTGCCAAAAAGTAATAGGCATATTCATAATTATTATTCAAGCTAAGCGCCTTCTTCTCATACTCAATAACGTTTTCATAATCTTCAAGATAAAAACAACACTCGCCTAAATTTGCATAAACGGCAGCGTCTTCTTCATCATACTTTAAAACTTCGAGATAAATCAAATAAGCTTTATCATATGCACCTTTAATGCAATATAAGTTTCCGAGATTAAAGTATGTGGCAATACTTTCCGGATTAAGGGCCAATGACAATTCGAAAGCATCGATAGCATTATCAATTTCATCCTTTTTTATATATACCGTACCCAAAGCAAACCAGCCCGCAGATGAATTCGAGTTGACCTTATCCAAGTAATCAGTAAAAACCTCAATAGCCTGATCTTCTTCTTCCAACATTTCCCAGCAAAAACACATCTCAAAAACAACAAAGTCATTTTCAGCATCATCTAATAAAAACTTCTTAAAATGAGTTATAGCTTTTGTATATTTATTAGTAAGCATAAAATATTTTCCCGAATAATAATGAAATTCCACATTATGCGGATAATATTTTAATGCCAATGACAAAGCATAATGCATCATTGACAATTTGTTATTATTTAGGCAGAATTTGATAATACATTCGAATTCATCTTCCGACCAATAATACTGTTGTTTGGTTTTATAAGCTGAGAAAAATTGTTTAAGAAGATATCTATTGAACTCAGCATCAAGATTATCGTCCTTTCTTAACATTTGCTTTTATATAAAGAATTGTTGTATTGGGTTGTCCATTGGTAAGTATAGATATATTCTTATTTTGAAATCCATATGTACCTTTAGAGTCGAAAGTTATATCAATATAATTTACCTCACCCGGTTTAATCGGTTCTTTAGGATAATTTGCAATTGTACATCCGCAGCCTGCTTTAGCGTTTGATATAATCAAATCGGATTTTCCTTCATTTTTAAATTTAAAAGAATATCTAATACTCTCGCCCTGCGACACATCTCCAAAGTCATGTACGGTTTTATCAAACTTAATTATCGGTAACTTACTAAGATCGGCTTCTCCCGAAGCGGTTATCGGATTATGTATTAATGCACCGGATACTTTTTTATCATTTTTACACGACACACATAAAGCCGTGATTAAAAGTAAACTTATAATAAATATTTTATTTTTCATAATAACAAATTTATATAATTTAAAGATCACTTATCAGAATTATCTGACGATCTATTTACAAGACCACGTCCTGTTTTTTTAATTTTACCTTCTTCCAGCAAATAATTATATGCTGAATCTAACACGCCATTGATAAATGTTTTACTCTTTGGTGTACTAAAAATTTTAGATATATCGATATATTCATTCAAAGTAACTCTTACCGGAATATGAGGAAAATGTACAATTTCGGTAATTGCCATAATAATAATAAGAACATCCATTGCCGATATTCTATCAGGATCCCAGTTTTTAGTAAATTTATTAACTATCTGAGTATATTCTTCTCTATGAATAATAACTTTCGAAAATAAAGATATTACAAAATCTTTATCTTCTTTTTCATCGGATACGCCGCTAATTGCTTTAAAAATTTCCTGCAAGGGTGTAAATTCATCATAACTTTCTTTATAATCATCAATAAATTTTGCCATTAAGAAATTCATCATACAAAAATCGGTATACCAATACATGTTTTTTGTTTCATAAAAATCAATAAAAAAATCGTCTTCATAAACAAAATCATTATACAAACAGATTAAAATATCTTTATCATTAGCATAACTATCTTTTCTTTCAAGATATTTTGCATACACCTCAGAACTTTCAAAATTATTCGCCAATCGTCTAAATGCCTCAATATTTTCAATCCAAGAGACTTTATAGTATTTAATCAACTTCACAACATCTCTGTTTTCTTTCCATTGAGTTAATATTCTATTATTAACGAATCTATAATTGGGATTTAAATCTTTTTCCGTAGGTAAGAATTTTCTTTTCCTATCATCTAATTTCTGCGACATAAGGTCGGCGAGTTCAATAGCAACAGATATCTGCCATACAAACAGCTCCTTTGTTTTTTCAATACTAGAAAGCAATTCCTTCTCTCCTTTGATTAAATTATCATTTTCCGAAAAAATGAAAGCATAAAGAGCTTGTAAGACTTTTATTCTGAGTTGGCGTCTATTTAGCATAATATTTCAAATAACAGAATGCAAAGGTAATCTTTTTATACTAAGCAGCCAACACTTTGTAAGAGCTTTTTTTAATTTTAGATTTTTTGGGTGAAATGTTATCAAATATCCATCAAGAATTGTAAATTTGCAGTTGAAATCAAAATTTAAATATGATGGAAGAATTCAACAAAGCAGAACAAGCGGACTTTGCTAGAGGTGAGGATGTTGTGTCGATACCGGTTAGAGCGGGCAGACGTACATATTTTTTTGATCTGAAAAAAACCAAGGCAGATAATCATTATTTAGTAATAACGGAGAGTCAGAAGAAATTTGACGATTCACAGTTAAAACATACTTTTCAAAAGCAGAAGATATTCGTTTACAAGGATAATCTATTGAATTTCGCAAAAGCTCTAAACGCTATTATTGATTATACAAAAGAAAATATAGGATTGGAAGAAGAAATTGAAAATCATAATGAAAAAATGAAATTTTCAAATGATATTTCCGACGAAGATTTTCTTAAAGAGATTGGACTTGAGGAAACAGATAATTAGCAAAGTACATTTATACGGAAAATATTTTAAGTATATATTTAATTTAATATGACAAAAGTTATTGCAGTTGCCAATCAAAAAGGTGGAGTGGGAAAAACAACGACAGTTGTTAATTTAGCAAGTAGTTTGGCCGTGCTTGAATATAAAAGTTTGATTATTGATGCTGACCCGCAAGCTAATGCTACGATAAATTTGGGTTGCGATCCTCGTAATATTGATAAAAGCATTTATGAGTGTTTGATTGACGAAATAGAACCTCAGGAAGCTATTATTAAAACCGAAACGCCTAATTTAGACATTTTACCTTCAAACATTAATTTGGTAGGTGCTGAAATAGAATTAATTAATATCACCGAGAGAGAATACAAACTCAAAAAAGTTATTGATAAGATTAAAGAAAATTACGACTTTGTTTTTATCGATTGCTCACCTTCATTGGGTTTAATTACTGTGAATGCACTAACCGCAGCCGACTCCGTAATAATTCCGGTTCAAGCAGAATTTTTTGCTCTCGAAGGATTGGGAAAATTACTTAATACTATTAAGATTATACAGTCGAGACTTAATACTTCGTTAGACATAGAAGGTATATTGGTTACAATGTACGATAAACGTGAAGTTGTCAGACGAAATGTACTTGAAGATGTAAAAACACATTTTCAACAATTAGTTTTTGATACTATAATAAGCAGAAATATCAAATTAGTTGAAGCGCCGAGTTTTGGTAAAACTATTATAATGCACGATGCAACAAGCACCGGTGCAGTTAATTACCTAAATTTAGCAAGAGAAATTTTAATGAAAAACAATTTAATATCTAAAGAAACAGTATAAATAAATGGCAAATTCAAAGAAGAAAGCTTTAGGTAGAGGATTAGGAGCAATATTGGAAAACCCTAATACTGATATCACAACCAAGGATATGTCGGGCAATTTTGTTGTAGGAGCGGTTTCCGATATCGCCTTGGAGCTTATAGAAACAAATCCTTTTCAACCAAGAACCGAGTTCGAAGAAACAGCATTAGCAGAATTAGTCGAATCAATAAAAGAACACGGTATAATACAACCTGTTACTGTAAGAAAAATCGGCAACGATAAATATCAACTTATTTCCGGAGGAAGGAGATTTAAAGCTGCCAGCATACTCAAACTTGAAACAATTCCTGCATATATTCGAGTTGCAAATGATGAACAAATGCTGGAAATGGCATTGGTTGAAAATATTCAAAGAAAAAATCTCAATCCTATTGAAATAGCATTAAGTTATCAAAGATTAATAGAAGAATGCAATCTCACTCAGGATGAACTTAGTACAAAAGTCAGTAAAGACAGGTCAACAATCTCAAATTTTTTGCGTCTGCTGAAGCTTCCCGATTTAATTCAAAGCGCACTAAAAGAAAATAAAATTACAATAGGTCATGCTAAACCTTTATCAGCTATTGATAATGAGGATGTCGCAATTGATTATCTCAGAATTATTCTTGAAAATAATTTATCTGTCCGTGAAACTGAAAAGCTAATAAACAGCAATAAAAGCAAAACGACAAAAAAAACATACGGAAAAATACCGCAAGTTCTTTCTGTACGCATGGCAAATTTTCGTCAGAACTTTTCAAACAAAACAGGCCTTGATCTTAAAATAAAGGTAGATAAAAATGGCAAAGGATCAATTACAATTCCTTTCTCATCTGAAAAAAAGATTGAGGAGTTTATGAAATTATTTGAAAATGAATAAACATGAAGGTTATCAAAATATTATCATTTATTATGCTTTTCTCTACTGCATCTCTATTCGGGCAAAATGTTAATATTGAGCAAACCACAATACCTATTGAAATTCCAAAAAAACATTCACCCAAAAAAGCCGGTTGGTATTCCACCGCATTACCGGGCTTAGGGCAAGGTTATAATAAAAAATATTGGAAAATTCCTATTATCTGGGCAGGATTCGGAGCTACAGGATATTTCATTTACACAAATGCAGTCCAAATGTCGAAAGCAAAAGCTGCTTATATATGGATGAGTAACGGTTCAGAAGGTGAAGCCCCGAATAATTTAGTAAATGAGTATGATTCTCCGGCTAAATTATTAAGTGTATATAATCAATACACATCTAATGTTGAACTATTTGCTGTGATTACTTTAGCCTGGTATGCGCTTAATATAATTGATGCCGTTGTTGATGCTCATTTAAAAGACTTTAATGTATCGGATGACTTATCTATTAATATTTCTCCTTTCGTTATCCCACCAACAGGAATCTATCCGAACTCGTATGCAACAGCAGGTTTTAGGTTAACAATCAATTTCTAATAACATGAATTACTGTATTATAGGATATGGAAAGATGGGAAAGACCATCGAACGGATTTTATTTCAAAGTGATGATAAGATCCTTACAATTGCAGACAACGACATTGATTTAAGAAATCAGATCACAAATATTAAACAATGTGATATTGCTTTCGAGTTTTCAACACCGGAAACTGCATATAAAAATATTCTTTTTTGTTTTGAAAATAATATTCCGGTAATTTGCGGAACTACCGGTTGGATGGAAAAATTAGATGAGATTAAAAAACTTTGCATTGAAAGTAACCAAAGTATGATTTATGCGTCTAACTTTTCGATTGGCATGAATATTTTCATGCAAGTTAATAAGTACTTGTCTAATTTAATGTCCAAATTTGATTTATACGATGTATCAATCAGTGAAACTCATCACATTCATAAAAAAGATAAACCTAGCGGTACCGCTTTATCTTTAAAAAATATCATTTTAGAACAAATGCAATTTGATGATATACATATTGACAGTTTCAGAGAAGGCGAGACAATTGGCGAACATACTATTAGATACAAGTCAAACGTTGATAATATAACATTAACCCATGAAGCCACAAATAGAGATGCTTTCGCAATTGGTGCAATCCTTGCTTCAAAATGGCTCATCGGTAAAAAAGGTTTCTTTGAGATGTCGGATGTAATTAACTCATAAAAAAATAAAATACAATTAAACTATGGATGGTGTAATCTTAACTTTCTTAATTATCAAATGGTTCAATCCAATTTTTGCATTTAAAATATTTCAAGATGCGGGCTACAAATGGTGGTATAGTTTTATCCCCGTTTATAATTATTATATATGGATGAAAATAACAAAACGACCTTTGTGGTGGTTTGCGATTCTGATTATTCCTTTTATTGGTTTTTTTATGATGTTCCTTTTGCAAGTTGCAACTGCAAAATCCTATGGGAAATTTGCCCTATGGCAAGAAGCATTAGCGGTCTTATTTCCATTTATTTATTTCCCTTATTTAGGCTTCAGTAAAAATGAAAAATATTATCCTGAACGCCCGAAATATAAAAAAGGCACTGTTAGAGAATGGGTTGATGCGATAATCTTTGCCGTTGTTGCAGTATCTATTCTGAGGATGTTTATGTTTGAAGCATATACCATTCCTACTTCTTCAATGGAAAAATCTCTTTTAGTAGGTGATTATCTTTTTGTTGACAAAATAAAATACGGTGCCCGGGCTCCAATGACTCCCCTATCCTTTCCTTTTGCACATCACACTATGCCGCTTACAAAAAA is a genomic window of Bacteroidales bacterium containing:
- a CDS encoding AAA family ATPase, whose protein sequence is MTKVIAVANQKGGVGKTTTVVNLASSLAVLEYKSLIIDADPQANATINLGCDPRNIDKSIYECLIDEIEPQEAIIKTETPNLDILPSNINLVGAEIELINITEREYKLKKVIDKIKENYDFVFIDCSPSLGLITVNALTAADSVIIPVQAEFFALEGLGKLLNTIKIIQSRLNTSLDIEGILVTMYDKREVVRRNVLEDVKTHFQQLVFDTIISRNIKLVEAPSFGKTIIMHDATSTGAVNYLNLAREILMKNNLISKETV
- a CDS encoding DUF5683 domain-containing protein, with protein sequence MKVIKILSFIMLFSTASLFGQNVNIEQTTIPIEIPKKHSPKKAGWYSTALPGLGQGYNKKYWKIPIIWAGFGATGYFIYTNAVQMSKAKAAYIWMSNGSEGEAPNNLVNEYDSPAKLLSVYNQYTSNVELFAVITLAWYALNIIDAVVDAHLKDFNVSDDLSINISPFVIPPTGIYPNSYATAGFRLTINF
- a CDS encoding DUF1573 domain-containing protein, whose translation is MKNKIFIISLLLITALCVSCKNDKKVSGALIHNPITASGEADLSKLPIIKFDKTVHDFGDVSQGESIRYSFKFKNEGKSDLIISNAKAGCGCTIANYPKEPIKPGEVNYIDITFDSKGTYGFQNKNISILTNGQPNTTILYIKANVKKGR
- the nusB gene encoding transcription antitermination factor NusB, which translates into the protein MLNRRQLRIKVLQALYAFIFSENDNLIKGEKELLSSIEKTKELFVWQISVAIELADLMSQKLDDRKRKFLPTEKDLNPNYRFVNNRILTQWKENRDVVKLIKYYKVSWIENIEAFRRLANNFESSEVYAKYLERKDSYANDKDILICLYNDFVYEDDFFIDFYETKNMYWYTDFCMMNFLMAKFIDDYKESYDEFTPLQEIFKAISGVSDEKEDKDFVISLFSKVIIHREEYTQIVNKFTKNWDPDRISAMDVLIIIMAITEIVHFPHIPVRVTLNEYIDISKIFSTPKSKTFINGVLDSAYNYLLEEGKIKKTGRGLVNRSSDNSDK
- a CDS encoding PUR family DNA/RNA-binding protein, which codes for MMEEFNKAEQADFARGEDVVSIPVRAGRRTYFFDLKKTKADNHYLVITESQKKFDDSQLKHTFQKQKIFVYKDNLLNFAKALNAIIDYTKENIGLEEEIENHNEKMKFSNDISDEDFLKEIGLEETDN
- the dapB gene encoding 4-hydroxy-tetrahydrodipicolinate reductase, which translates into the protein MNYCIIGYGKMGKTIERILFQSDDKILTIADNDIDLRNQITNIKQCDIAFEFSTPETAYKNILFCFENNIPVICGTTGWMEKLDEIKKLCIESNQSMIYASNFSIGMNIFMQVNKYLSNLMSKFDLYDVSISETHHIHKKDKPSGTALSLKNIILEQMQFDDIHIDSFREGETIGEHTIRYKSNVDNITLTHEATNRDAFAIGAILASKWLIGKKGFFEMSDVINS
- a CDS encoding ParB/RepB/Spo0J family partition protein; translated protein: MANSKKKALGRGLGAILENPNTDITTKDMSGNFVVGAVSDIALELIETNPFQPRTEFEETALAELVESIKEHGIIQPVTVRKIGNDKYQLISGGRRFKAASILKLETIPAYIRVANDEQMLEMALVENIQRKNLNPIEIALSYQRLIEECNLTQDELSTKVSKDRSTISNFLRLLKLPDLIQSALKENKITIGHAKPLSAIDNEDVAIDYLRIILENNLSVRETEKLINSNKSKTTKKTYGKIPQVLSVRMANFRQNFSNKTGLDLKIKVDKNGKGSITIPFSSEKKIEEFMKLFENE
- a CDS encoding shikimate dehydrogenase, which produces MATLGLLGQNISYSLSPEIFNYLSKKSNVNINYHIFDVQDIMEIQSIISGYDDLVGFNVTIPYKTEIIQYLDNLSPIAAEIAAVNCVVIDENKKLTGYNTDWIAFKITFDRIKKDFHKKALILGSGGAAKAVAYALKHSNIDYLVTSRNSDNFKYMLFENKIISYDDLIYLDFNEYNIIINTTPCGTIGNTCDLSDLFPFELIKENSLMYDLVYNTNVTLFIQKGIDKKCFTKNGEDMLILQATIMWQDYFLPLLK